In Vigna radiata var. radiata cultivar VC1973A unplaced genomic scaffold, Vradiata_ver6 scaffold_401, whole genome shotgun sequence, a genomic segment contains:
- the LOC106778345 gene encoding CBL-interacting serine/threonine-protein kinase 1 isoform X1: MHTPKKKKKLLVVQTLHNKTITLQQFVVQTGIAVYYSSHTAEEAGSGKEGSCRGTRLGKRVLRERCFSVMVTLAHGRKEGQGKRLGKYELGRTLGEGNFGKVKLARDTNSGKLFAVKILEKNKIIDLNNTDQIKREISTLKLLKHPNVVRLYEVLASKTKIYMVLEYVNGGELFDKIASKGKLEEAEGRKIFQQLIDGVSFCHNKGVFHRDLKLENVLVDAKGNIKITDFNLSALPQHFRDDGLLHTTCGSPNYVAPEILANKGYDGGTSDIWSCGVILYVILTGYLPFDDRNLAVLYQKIFKGDLQIPRWLSAGARNMIKRMLDPNPKTRITMTMIKEDEWFKEDYIPANPEDEEEGVFIDDEAFSIHNASLESDQGSPTSSTLVNAFQLIGMSSSLDLSGLFEKEDVTERKIRFTSTHSPKDLEERIEDIVTGMRCRVQKKNGMLKVTQDVKAQKCLGSLSVIIEVFEISPTLYVVELSKCCGDASVYRQLCQKLSNELGFDPNQQLESSEMIGLLRENNLEAINVDV, translated from the exons ATGCacactccaaaaaaaaaaaaaaaactacttgtTGTGCAAACACTACACAACAAAACCATCACGTTGCAACAATTTGTTGTTCAAACAGGAATAGCCGTTTACTATTCTTCGCACACAGCAGAAGAAGCAGGTTCAG GGAAAGAAGGGTCGTGCAGAGGAACACGTTTGGGCAAGAGGGTGTTGAGAGAAAGGTGTTTCTCGGTGATGGTGACTCTAGCCCATGGGAGAAAGGAAGGGCAGGGAAAGAGACTTGGGAAATACGAATTGGGAAGAACACTTGGAGAAGGAAATTTTGGAAAGGTCAAGTTGGCAAGGGACACTAATTCTGGGAAGCTTTTTGCTGTTAAGATCCTTGAGAAGAACAAGATCATTGACCTCAATAACACTGATCAG ATAAAGAGGGAGATATCTACCTTGAAGCTTCTGAAGCACCCTAATGTCGTCAGATTATACGAG GTCTTGGCTAGCAAAACCAAAATTTACATGGTACTTGAGTACGTGAATGGAGGAGAGTTATTTGACAAAATT GCATCCAAAGGTAAACTTGAAGAAGCTGAAGGTAGGAAGATATTCCAACAGTTGATTGATGGTGTGAGTTTCTGCCACAATAAAGGTGTCTTCCACAGGGATCTTAAG CTGGAGAATGTTCTTGTCGATGCCAAAGGGAACATAAAGATAACTGATTTTAACCTTAGTGCTTTGCCTCAGCATTTTAGG GATGATGGGTTGCTTCATACTACTTGTGGAAGTCCCAACTATGTTGCTCCTGAGATTCTTGCTAATAAAGGCTATGATGGTGGAACATCAGATATATGGTCATGTGGTGTTATCTTGTATGTAATTCTTACAGGATATCTTCCTTTTGATGACAGAAATCTTGCAGTTCTTTATCAAAAG ATTTTTAAAGGAGACCTTCAGATACCAAGATGGCTATCAGCTGGTGCTCGAAACATGATAAAAAGAATGCTTGATCCAAATCCTAAAACACGGATAACAATGACTATGATCAAAGAAGATGAATGGTTCAAAGAAGATTATATTCCTGCAAAtccagaagatgaagaagagggtGTGTTCATTGATGATGAAGCCTTTTCCATTCATAATGCG TCACTTGAATCAGATCAAGGTAGTCCAACATCATCAACACTCGTCAATGCATTTCAATTGATAGGGATGTCTTCAAGTCTAGATCTCTCTGGCCTTTTTGAGAAAGAG GATGTTACTGAGAGGAAGATAAGGTTTACATCCACTCATTCACCAAAAGATTTGGAGGAGAGGATAGAAGACATTGTAACAGGGATGAGATGTAGAGTTCAGAAGAAGAATGGGATG TTGAAAGTGACACAAGATGTTAAAGCACAGAAATGTCTCGGTAGTCTTTCAGTGATAATAGAG GTATTTGAAATCAGTCCAACATTGTATGTAGTAGAGTTGAGTAAGTGTTGTGGAGATGCTTCTGTGTATAGACAG TTATGCCAGAAGTTGTCAAATGAATTGGGTTTTGACCCAAACCAACAGTTAGAGAGCTCAGAAATGATAGGCCTACTAAGAGAAAATAATTTGGAAGCTATAAATGTAGATGTGTGA
- the LOC106778345 gene encoding CBL-interacting serine/threonine-protein kinase 1 isoform X2, whose amino-acid sequence MHTPKKKKKLLVVQTLHNKTITLQQFVVQTGIAVYYSSHTAEEAGSGKEGSCRGTRLGKRVLRERCFSVMVTLAHGRKEGQGKRLGKYELGRTLGEGNFGKVKLARDTNSGKLFAVKILEKNKIIDLNNTDQIKREISTLKLLKHPNVVRLYEVLASKTKIYMVLEYVNGGELFDKIASKGKLEEAEGRKIFQQLIDGVSFCHNKGVFHRDLKLENVLVDAKGNIKITDFNLSALPQHFRDDGLLHTTCGSPNYVAPEILANKGYDGGTSDIWSCGVILYVILTGYLPFDDRNLAVLYQKIPRWLSAGARNMIKRMLDPNPKTRITMTMIKEDEWFKEDYIPANPEDEEEGVFIDDEAFSIHNASLESDQGSPTSSTLVNAFQLIGMSSSLDLSGLFEKEDVTERKIRFTSTHSPKDLEERIEDIVTGMRCRVQKKNGMLKVTQDVKAQKCLGSLSVIIEVFEISPTLYVVELSKCCGDASVYRQLCQKLSNELGFDPNQQLESSEMIGLLRENNLEAINVDV is encoded by the exons ATGCacactccaaaaaaaaaaaaaaaactacttgtTGTGCAAACACTACACAACAAAACCATCACGTTGCAACAATTTGTTGTTCAAACAGGAATAGCCGTTTACTATTCTTCGCACACAGCAGAAGAAGCAGGTTCAG GGAAAGAAGGGTCGTGCAGAGGAACACGTTTGGGCAAGAGGGTGTTGAGAGAAAGGTGTTTCTCGGTGATGGTGACTCTAGCCCATGGGAGAAAGGAAGGGCAGGGAAAGAGACTTGGGAAATACGAATTGGGAAGAACACTTGGAGAAGGAAATTTTGGAAAGGTCAAGTTGGCAAGGGACACTAATTCTGGGAAGCTTTTTGCTGTTAAGATCCTTGAGAAGAACAAGATCATTGACCTCAATAACACTGATCAG ATAAAGAGGGAGATATCTACCTTGAAGCTTCTGAAGCACCCTAATGTCGTCAGATTATACGAG GTCTTGGCTAGCAAAACCAAAATTTACATGGTACTTGAGTACGTGAATGGAGGAGAGTTATTTGACAAAATT GCATCCAAAGGTAAACTTGAAGAAGCTGAAGGTAGGAAGATATTCCAACAGTTGATTGATGGTGTGAGTTTCTGCCACAATAAAGGTGTCTTCCACAGGGATCTTAAG CTGGAGAATGTTCTTGTCGATGCCAAAGGGAACATAAAGATAACTGATTTTAACCTTAGTGCTTTGCCTCAGCATTTTAGG GATGATGGGTTGCTTCATACTACTTGTGGAAGTCCCAACTATGTTGCTCCTGAGATTCTTGCTAATAAAGGCTATGATGGTGGAACATCAGATATATGGTCATGTGGTGTTATCTTGTATGTAATTCTTACAGGATATCTTCCTTTTGATGACAGAAATCTTGCAGTTCTTTATCAAAAG ATACCAAGATGGCTATCAGCTGGTGCTCGAAACATGATAAAAAGAATGCTTGATCCAAATCCTAAAACACGGATAACAATGACTATGATCAAAGAAGATGAATGGTTCAAAGAAGATTATATTCCTGCAAAtccagaagatgaagaagagggtGTGTTCATTGATGATGAAGCCTTTTCCATTCATAATGCG TCACTTGAATCAGATCAAGGTAGTCCAACATCATCAACACTCGTCAATGCATTTCAATTGATAGGGATGTCTTCAAGTCTAGATCTCTCTGGCCTTTTTGAGAAAGAG GATGTTACTGAGAGGAAGATAAGGTTTACATCCACTCATTCACCAAAAGATTTGGAGGAGAGGATAGAAGACATTGTAACAGGGATGAGATGTAGAGTTCAGAAGAAGAATGGGATG TTGAAAGTGACACAAGATGTTAAAGCACAGAAATGTCTCGGTAGTCTTTCAGTGATAATAGAG GTATTTGAAATCAGTCCAACATTGTATGTAGTAGAGTTGAGTAAGTGTTGTGGAGATGCTTCTGTGTATAGACAG TTATGCCAGAAGTTGTCAAATGAATTGGGTTTTGACCCAAACCAACAGTTAGAGAGCTCAGAAATGATAGGCCTACTAAGAGAAAATAATTTGGAAGCTATAAATGTAGATGTGTGA
- the LOC106778345 gene encoding CBL-interacting serine/threonine-protein kinase 1 isoform X3 has product MVTLAHGRKEGQGKRLGKYELGRTLGEGNFGKVKLARDTNSGKLFAVKILEKNKIIDLNNTDQIKREISTLKLLKHPNVVRLYEVLASKTKIYMVLEYVNGGELFDKIASKGKLEEAEGRKIFQQLIDGVSFCHNKGVFHRDLKLENVLVDAKGNIKITDFNLSALPQHFRDDGLLHTTCGSPNYVAPEILANKGYDGGTSDIWSCGVILYVILTGYLPFDDRNLAVLYQKIFKGDLQIPRWLSAGARNMIKRMLDPNPKTRITMTMIKEDEWFKEDYIPANPEDEEEGVFIDDEAFSIHNASLESDQGSPTSSTLVNAFQLIGMSSSLDLSGLFEKEDVTERKIRFTSTHSPKDLEERIEDIVTGMRCRVQKKNGMLKVTQDVKAQKCLGSLSVIIEVFEISPTLYVVELSKCCGDASVYRQLCQKLSNELGFDPNQQLESSEMIGLLRENNLEAINVDV; this is encoded by the exons ATGGTGACTCTAGCCCATGGGAGAAAGGAAGGGCAGGGAAAGAGACTTGGGAAATACGAATTGGGAAGAACACTTGGAGAAGGAAATTTTGGAAAGGTCAAGTTGGCAAGGGACACTAATTCTGGGAAGCTTTTTGCTGTTAAGATCCTTGAGAAGAACAAGATCATTGACCTCAATAACACTGATCAG ATAAAGAGGGAGATATCTACCTTGAAGCTTCTGAAGCACCCTAATGTCGTCAGATTATACGAG GTCTTGGCTAGCAAAACCAAAATTTACATGGTACTTGAGTACGTGAATGGAGGAGAGTTATTTGACAAAATT GCATCCAAAGGTAAACTTGAAGAAGCTGAAGGTAGGAAGATATTCCAACAGTTGATTGATGGTGTGAGTTTCTGCCACAATAAAGGTGTCTTCCACAGGGATCTTAAG CTGGAGAATGTTCTTGTCGATGCCAAAGGGAACATAAAGATAACTGATTTTAACCTTAGTGCTTTGCCTCAGCATTTTAGG GATGATGGGTTGCTTCATACTACTTGTGGAAGTCCCAACTATGTTGCTCCTGAGATTCTTGCTAATAAAGGCTATGATGGTGGAACATCAGATATATGGTCATGTGGTGTTATCTTGTATGTAATTCTTACAGGATATCTTCCTTTTGATGACAGAAATCTTGCAGTTCTTTATCAAAAG ATTTTTAAAGGAGACCTTCAGATACCAAGATGGCTATCAGCTGGTGCTCGAAACATGATAAAAAGAATGCTTGATCCAAATCCTAAAACACGGATAACAATGACTATGATCAAAGAAGATGAATGGTTCAAAGAAGATTATATTCCTGCAAAtccagaagatgaagaagagggtGTGTTCATTGATGATGAAGCCTTTTCCATTCATAATGCG TCACTTGAATCAGATCAAGGTAGTCCAACATCATCAACACTCGTCAATGCATTTCAATTGATAGGGATGTCTTCAAGTCTAGATCTCTCTGGCCTTTTTGAGAAAGAG GATGTTACTGAGAGGAAGATAAGGTTTACATCCACTCATTCACCAAAAGATTTGGAGGAGAGGATAGAAGACATTGTAACAGGGATGAGATGTAGAGTTCAGAAGAAGAATGGGATG TTGAAAGTGACACAAGATGTTAAAGCACAGAAATGTCTCGGTAGTCTTTCAGTGATAATAGAG GTATTTGAAATCAGTCCAACATTGTATGTAGTAGAGTTGAGTAAGTGTTGTGGAGATGCTTCTGTGTATAGACAG TTATGCCAGAAGTTGTCAAATGAATTGGGTTTTGACCCAAACCAACAGTTAGAGAGCTCAGAAATGATAGGCCTACTAAGAGAAAATAATTTGGAAGCTATAAATGTAGATGTGTGA
- the LOC106778346 gene encoding uncharacterized protein LOC106778346, producing the protein MAPIRSTGFVDPGWDHGIAQDERKKKVRCNYCGKIVSGGIYRLKQHLARVSGEVTYCEKAPDEVYLKMKENLEGCRSHKKQKQVDAQAYMNFHSNDDEDEEEQVGSRSKGKQLMDDRNVSVNLTPLRSLGYVDPGWEHGVAQDERKKKVKCNYCEKIVSGGINRFKQHLARIPGEVAPCKNAPEEVYQKIKENMKWHRTGRRLRRPEAKELMPFYAKSDNDDDEFEQVEDALHHMNKETLMDVDKRFSKDVMKTFKGMPPSTGPEPLLRRSRLDNVYLKLPKNQTPQTYKQIKVKTGPTKKLRKEVISSICKFFYHAGIPVQAADSLYFHKMLEMVGQYGPGLICQPSQLMSGRFLQEEINSIKSYLVEYKASWAVTGCSIMADSWIDKQGRTIVNFLVSCPHGVYFVSSVDATNVIEDAPNLFKLLDKVVEEVGEENVVQVITENTPNYKAAGKMLEEKRRNLFWTPCATYCINRMLEDFLKIRCVEECMEKGQKITKLIYNQIWLLNLMKSEFTEGQELLKPATTRFASSFATLQSLLDHRVGLRRMFLSNKWILSRFSSSNEGKEVEKIVLNVTFWKKMQYVRKSIDPIMQVLKKLYSGESLSMPYIYNDMYRAKFAIKSVHGDDARKYEPFWKVIDSHWNSLFCHPLYLAAYFLNPSYRYRQDFVPHSEVVRGLNECIVRLESDNMRRISASMQIAHYNSAQDDFGTELAISTRTGLEPAAWWQQHGISCLELQRIAVRILSQTCSSFACEHDWSIYDQIHCKRQNRLSQKKLNDVIYVHYNLRLRESQLRKRSRDSKLSSVDSVLQQAHLLDDWIIDDNVQSSDVDKNILFGVELDDEYENDSIDYDDGSARSLKGSLELVTMADLAVGSPDVDHANMDAATDDESDMNYFDDDLSE; encoded by the exons ATGGCTCCAATACGTTCCACTGGATTTGTTGATCCTGGTTGGGATCATGGCATAGCCCAGGACGAGCGGAAAAAGAAGGTTAGATGCAATTACTGTGGCAAAATTGTTAGTGGTGGGATATACAGATTAAAGCAGCATTTAGCTCGAGTTTCAGGGGAAGTAACATACTGTGAAAAGGCTCCTGATGAAGTCTACctaaaaatgaaggaaaatctTGAAGGCTGTCGTTCccataaaaaacaaaagcaagttGATGCACAAGCATACATGAATTTTCACtcaaatgatgatgaagatgaggaagaGCAAGTTGGGAGTAGAAGCAAAGGTAAGCAATTGATGGATGATCGAAATGTATCTGTAAATTTGACTCCTCTTCGCTCCTTAGGATATGTTGACCCAGGCTGGGAACATGGTGTTGCTCAAGacgagagaaagaagaaagttaAATGCAATTATTGTGAGAAAATTGTTAGTGGTGGTATAAATCGGTTTAAACAACATTTGGCTAGAATTCCTGGAGAGGTAGCACCTTGTAAAAATGCTCCAGAAGAAGTTTatcagaaaataaaagaaaatatgaaatggCATCGTACTGGGAGGAGACTTAGGCGACCTGAGGCTAAGGAACTGATGCCTTTCTATGCAAAATCCgacaatgatgatgatgagtttGAACAAGTAGAAGATGCTTTGCATCATATGAACAAAGAAACTTTGATGGATGTTGATAAGAGATTCTCTAAAGATGTAATGAAGACCTTCAAGGGAATGCCACCCAGTACTGGTCCTGAACCTTTATTGAGAAGATCAAGATTGGATAATGTTTACCTGAAATTGCCCAAGAATCAGACTCCTCAAACttacaaacaaataaaagttaagACAGGGCCCACTAAGAAATTACGAAAGGAAGTTATTTCTTCAATTTGCAAATTCTTTTACCATGCAGGGATTCCTGTACAGGCTGCAGACTCtctatattttcataaaatgctGGAAATGGTTGGTCAATATGGACCAGGACTGATATGCCAACCAAGCCAACTAATGTCTGGCCGCTTTTTGCAGGAGGAAATCAATTCTATTAAAAGTTACCTTGTTGAATACAAGGCTTCCTGGGCAGTTACTGGTTGCTCTATAATGGCAGATAGTTGGATAGATAAACAGGGTCGGACAATCGTTAACTTTCTGGTTTCTTGTCCTCATGGTGTATACTTTGTTTCTTCAGTTGATGCCACTAATGTAATAGAAGATGCACCAAATTTATTTAAGCTTCTCGACAAAGTAGTGGAAGAAGTGGGTGAGGAAAATGTAGTGCAG GTAATAACTGAAAATACTCCTAACTATAAAGCTGCTGGAAAAATGCTcgaagagaagagaaggaatTTGTTCTGGACCCCTTGTGCCACTTATTGTATTAATCGAATGCTTGaagattttttgaaaataagatgCGTGGAAGAGTGCATGGAAAAGGgtcaaaaaattacaaaactaattTACAATCAAATATGGTTGTTAAATCTTATGAAAAGTGAGTTCACCGAGGGGCAGGAGCTTCTAAAACCAGCTACCACCCGGTTTGCCTCTAGCTTTGCTACACTACAGAGCTTGTTAGATCATAGAGTTGGTCTCAGAAGAATGTTTCTTTCTAATAAATGGATTTTGTCCAGATTCTCCAGCTCAAATGAGGGGAAAGAGgtggaaaaaattgttttgaatgtTACATTTTGGAAGAAAATGCAGTATGTTAGGAAGTCAATAGATCCGATAATGCAAGTACTAAAAAAACTTTATAGTGGTGAGAGCTTGTCAATgccatatatatataacgaTATGTACAGGGCAAAATTTGCAATCAAATCTGTTCACGGTGATGATGCACGTAAATATGAACCCTTCTGGAAGGTGATAGATAGTCATTGGAACTCTCTGTTCTGTCACCCTCTTTATTTGGCTGCATACTTCTTAAACCCCTCATACAGATATCGTCAGGATTTTGTGCCG CATTCTGAGGTAGTACGAGGGCTCAATGAATGCATTGTACGGCTGGAGTCAGATAATATGAGACGGATATCTGCATCAATGCAG ATAGCTCATTATAATTCTGCACAAGATGACTTTGGAACTGAATTGGCAATTAGCACAAGAACTGGTCTAGAACCAG CTGCTTGGTGGCAACAACATGGAATAAGTTGCTTAGAGTTGCAAAGAATAGCTGTACGGATATTAAGTCAGACATGCTCGTCCTTTGCATGTGAGCATGATTGGAGTATATATGACCAGATACATTGCaaaagacaaaatcgtctatctcagaaaaaattgaatgacgttatatatgttcactacAATTTGAGACTTAGAGAAAGCCAACTAAGAAAAAGGTCCAGGGACTCAAAGTTGTCCTCTGTTGACAGTGTTCTGCAGCAAGCTCATTTACTTGATGATTGGATAATAGATGATAATGTACAAAGCTCTGATGTTGATAAG AATATTCTTTTTGGAGTTGAACTAGATgatgaatatgaaaatgattCAATTGATTACGATGATGGAAGTGCTAGGTCTCTAAAGGGATCCCTTGAGCTGGTGACTATGGCTGACTTAGCTGTAGGGTCACCAGATGTAGATCATGCTAACATGGATGCTGCAACTGATGATGAGTCTGatatgaattattttgatgatgatttgagcGAGTAA